TGATAAcatatttgttttgatgaataattttttttttccaaaatagattttttttattctttaaaataaattttaaataaaacaatgtgtttggtaaccatataaaatttatattcacgAAAGTAGAATAAGAACATGAATACGTTTGGTACGacccattaatttttttatattgtagatttttttaaaattttttttaatatatattttttaattttaatttttttcttttttgtttttcctcctcctttagCTGGCAGCTACTACGATTGACAATGGCAAGTGGTGAGGGCTAGCAATTGGTGACAGTTTCCATCGGCtgattagaagaggaagaataagaaaagaaaaaaagaaaggaaaaaatacttatttttaaaattatttccgGGAAtgagaaactattttttttttactttttatttatgttctaaatttattcctagccacttttctattttggggaatagaaaaattaattgtctattttttctagtttggagagcaaaagaacaaaaaaaaaaaaaaaaaaaaggaacaaaagcatTGTCATGTGCACCCTAAGGAAACACATGAGATGGGGATCATTTGGGATTGCTATTTGCTTATGAATTAGTTGACAATTTCCCTATTGTTTGATATGGGACATTTTAAAGAAATGATATTATTGCTAGTGTTAAGCTTGCGTCGCTTGGCaacatcttatcattcaatgggTGGAGTTGGGCTTCCTCTTATTCATTTCCTCTTGATGCAGGTATCTAGTATTCTATTATGCCTAATCAACGATCAAGATATGGATTTATATGAATCGACCACAATCATTGATCATATAGatcttgtcattttctttttaaaaagataaatgagCGTGGTCTCACATGGGTATCTTTTTGTCCGAGAGGGATGTTAGTATCTATGTGCAGTAAAACGAGAGAGCGATGAACTTTAGAACAGCAAATTAAAAGGCGTATTCATGTGTACACtagcaaaaggagaaaaaaataaagacaaaaaaaagggcCAGTTGAATGTCACGGCCTGAGGTAATATTCGAGACCACGTGGCAGAACGTGGGGGCCCTTGACTTATGTCGCCAGTTCATCCTCACTCTtcacctttttccttttggcgtTGACTTTTGAATGCAGCACGCACATGATATCAACCAACTCGACCCCCTTTATTCAATCCTAACGAGCTTTTTAACTGGGTCACACAAATCGGTTATAACTGCCCCCATGATTTCCAAATGCTTCGACTAAGGGCAACATTACATAAGAATTATTGAAATTACGACATGTAAAGATGCTTATGAATTTAGGATTTGAGTTATCTTTGTGAGAGGATTAAGGGTTTCGAATTTTGCTCCCGTCTTTAATGATGAAGGAAGGAAGCCAACCTTAGATAGATAGATTCTGGAGTTCACATTGTATGATACCGACTCATTTTACAGACCATGAATTCATGATTTAAAATCTTATATATGGATCATACACCGAATCACCTGCCTCCACGAATTGTGCCctactttttacttttaaaactCTCCATTGGTGCTCTAAGTCAATCAATTTCTGACGTAACAAAAGTGGATGACAGTCAATAGACGATTTAAGGAAGAAATGGTTCGCTTACCAATCAAGTTCGGCATGGCTGACCCATAGGCTGTCCCAGCACCCCTTTGCTGATGTGCACAGGTTGTTCTTTCAATGCCGACAATGAAATGCATGATGTTTTTGCAACACTCTTAAGTACCACGAGGATTCGAGTATCTTGTTGAGCCGAGTTTGAACTTGTAGATACTTAACTCAATAGGCTTAGGAGCCTTATCGAGCTGgcattatttctttaaaaaaaaaaaaatacaacagCAAtggaaaaactacctaatgtatCCACATTCTTTTCGAACTTCTTGTGATAGAGTCTATAGATTCATATTAGTTGAGTCGAGTCAAGTCGAACTCTTGTATAATGATTTCCTATTCGAGTCGAAGTTGAGCATATATTTAACCGAGCCGAAGTTGAGTCCCGATAGTCAGGCATGCAAGCTGACTCAAGCTCGAGCGTGCAGCAATGTAATTGGCTTGGCTCGACGCAATTACACACCCCCATCTCATCCGCGAGTCCCGAAAGCGGGGCAAATCAGTTCCTTGATTAGGGCGAACAGAAACGAGATTTCGTGTATGTTACCTAACTCCATTAAGGATCTCTAAAGCAGGGAGGGAATATATCTCAGTTCATCAAAGGGTCTGGCACGCTCTTGATGAGGGGCGGTGCTTCCTTCGTATGCAAGATTCACTCCTTTTGGGCCAAATCATTATCCAAAACGACACTAGTCTCTCCCTCTtatctccttttctcttttttgctccTTTTTGGGGGCCTGAGCGTTTCTAGCTTTTGGGGGTCCTTCCTAGGGTTCCTCCTCCTTCGTGGCGCCATCCCACCACGCCCCTTTTTTCCCAACAagtttctcttctcttctctccatcATCGAGAGCTAATCTCTTTATGTTCCTTCAGCATGACTGAGGGTGCCCGGAAAAGGGGGGATTGGATTCTCCTacgcctttttcttctttcgctTTTCCTTCTTTGGCTTTGGCGGGGTCATAAAGTATGGGATTGCAAGCCCTTTTCGTACGCTGCAAAATCCATTATATCCTAGACTTTGGTCCGTAAAAGTCAAGCCCAACGGACAAGTAAGGGGGGGTGAGACCGGTCGTTGTGTGACGCGGATTCGATACGCTTAACGGTTGAGATAAGTATCTCAagagtgccataattttcatgCAGCACTTACTTGAGGATTGTAACTTTTTTTTCGCTCGCTTTAGTGCCGCAatcaatataaaattgattgtttgAGTGTCATTTCCCAATAAATTGTCCTACGTaagtttttttccttaaattttgattttgacgtggaattcttcaaaatcttccccaatTAGACGATGCCGttttcagtctctctctcttttccttaaaCGACACTGTTTTCAAACTCTCTTTCATCCTGTCACTTAagttgtcattttttaaaaatcgatgAACCTAAGTGTTCACTTCCAAAAATTAATGGCACCGAAACAATCATTTGTGAAGGTTATTATAACTTCCACCATCCTTCAATTAGACACTCAAGCAATATTATTTGCCTTCTCAAGTGTTAACTTCAACTTTCCGACAAGCCACGTTGAAtgatatattataaataaatgcCATATTGGCTTTTTTGAGAAGACAAATTGCCGATGACACTCAAAATaattgatttctcaaatttGTGGCACTTCAGCTGAGCAACAAAagagttatgacactcaagtgagtaCTGTACGAAAATAATGACTCTCTTAATATACTTATCCTTTTGATGGTCTATATGTGATGTGGTCTACAAAAGTCAAGCTCAACGGATAAGTAAGGCCGTTGAGACTGATTGTTGTATGATGTGGATTCGATACACTTAATGGTCGGTAAAGGCGTGCTTAGTTCAGACCAAACAAGTTAGGTTTCGAAATCAGAAAAATGGAAACGAGGAGAAAAGCTAACAAATGCACCAGGGTTTTCTTTCGTGTCTCCCTGTCGGGTCAGTGAACTCCTCAAGAACACCAATCCACGGGGCGGCTTTTCGCCCCTTTTGGCGCGAGAAGCACATGCAAACGCTGTGGCCTCATGATGGTGGGGGTGACGCGATCATGACGTCATAATCGCGTGTTTAAGTTTGAGAAAAGCCCTTAATTAtctccaaaaaataatattcttcAAAAGGGCCCTTATTATATATCTCATGATGGAGAATCGAGAAAGAACATATACAATATATTATCTCCATGCTGCGCTTTTCATAGTAATCGACAGTCCTCTAATTTCTTAACTTCTTAATGGCGAGCAGGCCAATGACGCTCGGCCTCTCGCGGAGATGATGATAGGCCTGTCCGTATTCAGACAACGATAGTTCACAAGCAATTATCGAAACTGTTGGGACGGACATTATGATGAGATCAGCAGCGAAGGGCTCAATGAAGCTGGACCGCGATGTCCCTGCTCCTCGTATTTGAAAAGCAGCCGCGACATAATGATGGGCGACCACATACGTGTATATATACGGCCATGTACGTATAGGGGATGAAGTCCTGAGGCCTAAGCAAAGAGAGGCAATCATTGGCGAGTGTCCATGCTTTTGAATCATGGCGGGATCTGCTTTTTGCTTGCTCGAGCGACGCGTGTGGAAACGGCGTTGGTGGTGATCAACGGGGAGTTTCGTCGTGGGCTTATGGATGTGGTTGGTCAAGGCACGCTTCTGCGGATTGAACATGCGTAATCGTGGTCCAGTGGGTCTTTCTCTAAACTTCCTTGAAATTAAATCAAGCGAAGGGCTCTGCCTACACTTTCCAACTGTTCTGGATTGGTGACAGGGCGACCAATGGTCTCGCACGATCCAGTGGATGGTCCGTCATTTTGCACTCGAGAACGATATTGGGAAGATCGATTTCATGGGTGATGTGATGGACAAGTCGATCATTATATGAAAAACTATAAGAGGATATTTGTGTCTTTTCTGCTAGATCACATAAACCTTGCTATGCAATGATAATCGAATTGGTATGGTAGAACGAGTATAGGAATACATACCCTGCAACTGATGCTCATGACCGAGATTGGagaagagggggagggggagctCGCTTAGGAGTTAGCCAAAACCATCTCTAATATTTTGCTTGATTATGATAATAGAGTGTTGCCTAGGGCCTGATCttatttgggcttgggcttaatTTCTTGGATCAATGCACATGTATCAAACTGCGATAGATCATGGCATGATTTAGTATTCAAATACATCAAGACTCCATCATTTAGTATTCAAATACATCAAGACTCCATCATGTATACGTTAGACTATAATCTGAGACTAAAGCGTACGCTATATGAGGTTTTGTGAGATCACTGTTCAATGTATAAAAGACTTAAACCATTGGATGAGTGTGTAGTTTAATAGTTAAATACTTTAATGCCCCTGATAAAAAATCCAATATTAAATCTTAATCACCACCCACACAGGTATACAAATTGCTCTCTCGGGTGCATGATTGCTGCAAAATCAGTTCCAACATAAGAGTGCAAACGAACACAGATGTCTTTCTACTCTCCTCTGTTGCGGTACTCTAATTTGCTCTACATCTGCTACTGAAGAATTTCGCACCGCACATCATctcattttgagtttttcatcGGCTGGCACATTCCACATTGACAACAGAAGACAGCCGAGCCATCCTCAAGCGGCTCATGGCATTTCCGAGATGTAATTTAACTAAATAGGCACATTGGTACATTAGAATTCTCTAAGCACTGCTTTCGCAAGCAACCACTTCCTCATCCTGGACTCTACGGACCAAACTCAATTTGATTATGACAAGAGATTCACCAAATAGCGAAGCTCGTGTACATTTCATTATTTAGACTTCTACGTAGTCACCAACGGAAGAATTTCTCTTGCAAGTTGAATTATCAGCACGATCGATGACCAGGAGTTTTGCAAAAGACACTCGATGGCCTCTATCACTCTTGCCGATGAGTTCACCGTCTGGAGCTCTCTTGTTGGGCCCCTCAACCAATACAAGTTGGATGCTTCCAATTTAGGAATCATAACACTGACCTGTACTCTCACGGAAAGCCTCAATAAGTTCATTCAGTCTCCTTTGCTTGACTTCTTCAGGAACATCGTCATCGTAGTTTCTATTAGCACGTGTTTTCTCTCCCATGCTATGACAAAACATGTATGCCATATCATAACCAACTGTTCTTACAAGGCTAAGTGTGTCTTCATGCTCCTCTTCAGTTTCTCCACAGAAACCTGTGAGCCAAAGAAATGAGGGGATAGAAAAGAATCAGAAAGCCTACAACCTtgttagaagagaaatttaagAAGGAAAATATAACTTGTAGTTTTTAGCATTGGAGTGGCACATTAGCCTCCATGTGTCACAATTAAGCATGGTCCCATTAGCCATCCATAATGCCACTATTAAGCATATCGACTCATGTCCAAATCATTAATGGCTCGTGTTTATAACTTATCTTTTTACCATGTCATTTGGTGTCTTTGCTAAACTATCTCAATTTTTAGGTGAAGTGGCACAAATTAAATAGCACATgattatcacctagaggggAGAGGGGGGGGGTTGAAAAGGTAATTTTGTGAAGATGaaagaatttaaataaatattgccACGAGACAATTTCTGATGAAGTGATCAGATCTTATAGGTATATAATTCTAACACAATCAATAAAAAGGAGTTATGGATAGAGAATTGCATAcaaaagtttatagtggttcagcttttgtAAGCTTACATCCACTCTCTTGTACCACAACTTATTGGTTGGAATTCATTAGTAAGAACCGATAAGAGGTTTCAAGTCTTGAGTTGTAAGTACTCAAGTTTGAGTGAATAAAACTCCTCACACTCTTAACCTTTAAAGGATTACACAGTTTCGCTCAACAAAGATGAATATATGAGATCACAAACACTCTTTAAATCTCAGAATTAAGAGCTTCAAATCTCGTGAATGCGAATTCTATTTCCTTCAGTTTCGAAATCTCCTCTTATACTCCTCCTAATCCAAGCTAACCATTGGACATATCTCCAGGAGGACTTATCTAGCCAATCTACTTGTTGGCCTGGATCTAGTTGAGAATATATGATGGCTTTAAGATTGCTGAGATTGATGCTTTCCATAATTTCTTTCGCCCATACAATAGATCGGGTTTCCAAAAAGTCGAGTGTTTACAAATAGAAAGAATGTTTCGCCTTTAGAAAGAAATCCCAAGAAAGTTGAATCtccaaaagatatttgcaaGACTTTTCTTTTGCAACTCCTTATAAATATAGTAAGGAATCAAGCTAATTTGCCACTAGCCGTTGCATGGTTGATTTACTCCTTCCTATATGATTAGAAAATGTATAAAAAAGGAAGTAATCAAGCCACAACTTTGGTTCTGATTGATAACGTCTGAGCACATCTAATCAGACTTTTCAcctgaaaatactttttattaaaaacaaaGTCTTTAAGTTTTGTCAATCATCGAAACAACTTAAGGAATGCTTTCTCAACAATGATAACCTTGATATAATCATATCTGTGGTTTATTCCTACCTTTTTGTGTGTTATTTAAGTTTCTTAGTCAGGTTGGATTATGTTTATTTGAGCTACATGTACCCATATAAAAATTCCCCAGTTACAAAGGTGACAGAATGCAATGTGGAACAATGAACAATGCAAATTAAATTAGCATCGGCAGACAGCAAACAGAACATTAAGTCAACATAAGGAGATTAACCAACCATATTCTTAAAGAGACAGGCAAAAGAAAATGAGCAACTGGAGCTACGCATGCAAAGTTGGACGATCACACTTGAAACCAGAacaaatgtgaaaattaatGTGGAATAACCCGATGTCAATCAATTTCCATACGCAGGGCGAAGGAAGGAAGGTAATTTCTGCCAGAACACCATGAGGGACAATTGAGGCAAGGAAcatgaacattaataaaatcTTAGTCCCTCATGATTCCAATACTAGCAACCCAATAACCCTCATAGTCATAAGATTCCCGGACGATTAGTAGCGGGCACAGAACCGCACATTTGAGATCAACATAAATCAGATCAGTGTTATGACATCTTTAACCACAAATAAAGTCGCTGCTTATCCCCATTTGGAACCATTTCCCTTATCTTTTGCACAAGGTCTAGGTATGCCTCATGGGTATAGCCACGACGCATTCTTTCAAGCACTGTCGAACTCCCTGTTTGTGCTGGTAAAATGAATGTATTTGCAGATGTTATGCCTGTCATCAGGTACTGCAACTCATCAGGAAAGTCCTTAGGGTGAGGGGACGTGTATCTGAATCGCATTTTAGGAAATTCTGTGGAGAGTTCTTTTTTAGATTAAGATTTCTTCACAAGCAAACTGAAACTACAATAAGACAAGGGGAAGAATAATCTTATATCAatgttcattaaaaaaaaaaatcaaccaatAAAACCTCTGAAAGTTAGGAAAAAGAGCGTCAATGCCTTGCAACGTCAAATGGAATTTCTTTTACACTTCGAATTATTTGGTTCCTTAAACGTGGAATTTCTTTCACATCTACCCTCAATTCAACATtgcaaaaacacaaaaaaaacaaaaaaaacaagaaaaacaaaaaaataaattcgaCGGGTGGACAATAATCTTTGCTTCTGTTTCCATCACCCCTATTATCAAAACAAACCCTAAAATCCCTCCCATCCACTCTTTTCCACCTTCTTCATTCCCATTctgttcaattttttcaatcCATTTTGCATGTCTTCCTCTTCTCCCCAGCGCTCCTTCCTCGTTCATCCCAAGGAACAACTTGAGAAGGAGGAAGTTGGACaaccctccttcctctctctcgttCCCGATCCAAATCGGCATGGATTTCCACCATTTGATCCTCCTGCTCCTTTTCGTTTCCATCTCTGTCTCCGAAGCCAAGCTCAGCCCTAATTATTACCAGAAATCATGCCCCGATTTCGAGAGGATCGTCCGTGAGACCATCACCGACAAGCAGATGTCCACACCGACCACCGCGGCCGGCACTCTGCGCCTCTTTGTCCACGACTGCTTGGTCGAAGGTTGTGACGCCTCCGTCCTCGTGTCCTCCAACTCCTTCAACCAGGCGGAGCGCGACCACGACATCAACCTGTCTCTCCCAGGGGATGCGTTCGAGGTGGTCACTCGCGCCAAGACCGCCTTGGAGCTCTCTTGCCCTAAGACGGTCTCCTGTGCCGATATATTGGCCCAAGCAACCCGGGACCTTATCAGCATGGTCGGCGGTCCATTCTATACGGTAAAGCTTGGTAGGAAGGATGGCTTGGTGTCGAAGGCATCCAGGGTCGAAGGAAATCTTCCAAGAATTTCCATGAGCTTTGATGAAAACATCAAGATCTTCGAGTCCAGGGGGTTCACCGTGCAAGAATTCGCAGCTCTATTGGGCGGACACACCATCGGGTTCTCCCATTGCAAGGAATTCAGCGACAGGATCTTCAATTATGGCAAGACCTCCGGCTATGATCCCGCTTTAAATCCCAAGTTCGTTGCCGGCTTAAGGCAATTGTGCGCCAATTCCACCAGGGGTGGCAGCATGGCCGCCTTCAATGACGTAATGACGCCCGGAAAGTTCGACAACATGTACTATCAGAACCTGCCGCGTGGCCTAGGGCTATTGGCCATAGACCATGCGTTGTACGCGAGCCCTAGGACACGGCCGTTCGTGGAGATGTTTGCCAAGGACCAAGCCGCGTTTTTCCAGGCGTTTTCGCGTGCCATGGAGAAGTTCAGTGTTCTTGGTGCCAAGACTGGTCGGAATGGAGAGATCAGGAGTAGATGCGACGCGTTCAACTCGCTTAGAACTTAAAAATGGATGCAACATATATGGAGAGACATCTTTTATTGTGTAATCTACTTATAAGGCGTAGTATCATTTGTTTCATACCTATGATGCCAATTATAACATTTGGAGGAGTATGAGGATGGAGGTACAACGTTATTGTCATAAAAGGGATTCAAGTGCTAAAAGAGATATGCTTTTTTGTGTTTCTCTAGTTCGTACGTACAGGAGTTAGGTATACGATATGCATGTACGTCTTTCTTGCCTCTAATGAGATGAGGAAGTTCTCGGCATGGACAGATGTTAAGAGCCAATGATAATCTTTGGGACGTTCGGTAAACACAGTTGATAATCGATTTCCGAACTCTTTCtagaatttttctctttcttttcttttgttcttgcaTTTATTTGGAGAATTCAACGTCCATTCCGAGTTGGGTAAGCATGGATTGGTGGGCCAACATGGAATGCTGATaacattgattgattgagttctTCTTAGACTTACTAAGGGTGACCCTATGTACTGGTTTCTAAAGTGATGGAGCCATCCATTTATTTAAACTTAAAGGTCACTCACAATTTCATTATCCAAAACGACACTAGTCTCTCCCTCTtatctccttttctctttttgctccTTTTGGGGGCCTGAGTGTTTCTAGCTTTTGGGATTCTTCCTAGGGTTCCTTCTCCATCGTGGCGCCATCCCTCCACGCCTTTTCCCCCAACAagtttctcttctcttctttccatCATCGAGAGCTAATCTCTTTATGTTCCTTCAGCATGACTGAGGGTACCCCGGAAAAGGGGGGATTGGATTCTCCTacgtcttttcttctttcacttttcttctttggctttGGTGGGGTCGTAAAGTATGGGATTGCAAACCCTTTTCGTATGCTCGAAAATCCTTTTTATCTAAACTTTGGTCCGTAAAAGTCAAGCCCAACGGACAAGTGAGGGGCTCGAGACCGGTTGGTGTGTGACGCGGATCCGATATGCTTAACAATCAGGATAAGTATATTAGAAGAGTTATAATTTCTGTTTGGCGCTCATTTGAGgccaatcttttttttttcttgctcacCTAAGTGACAATTAGTGTAAAAttgacacttgagtgccatttCCCGGCAAATTGTACTACtgcaattttttcttaattttccaTTCCGacgtggaatttttttaaaacaacttGAAGTCcaatgtgcatttttttttagaaattttacatAGTTATACGACATCATTTTTTGACTCTTGTTCTCTTCCTCaaacaacaccatttttaaactctctctcttcctatcACTCAAGTGGttgctttttaaaaattaatgagCCTAATTGTTCGcttctaaaaatttataatagtGAAACGATCATTCGTGAAGGTCATTGGAACTTTTGTTATCCTTCAATCAGACACTCAAGCGACATCGTTTGCCTTATCAAGTGTTGGTTTCAGCTTTTTGACACACCACATGGGATgatatattataaattaaagCCACGTCAACTTTTTTGATGAGATAAATCGATGACATtcaagtgatcgatttttcaaatttatgatatttaagtaaaaaaagaagaagaagaaattataaTACTTAAGTGAGTATGATACGAAAGTTATGACAATCCTAATTTACTTGTTTTCTTAACAATTTATATATGACATGGTCTACAAAAGT
Above is a window of Eucalyptus grandis isolate ANBG69807.140 chromosome 9, ASM1654582v1, whole genome shotgun sequence DNA encoding:
- the LOC104419691 gene encoding peroxidase 41, translated to MDFHHLILLLLFVSISVSEAKLSPNYYQKSCPDFERIVRETITDKQMSTPTTAAGTLRLFVHDCLVEGCDASVLVSSNSFNQAERDHDINLSLPGDAFEVVTRAKTALELSCPKTVSCADILAQATRDLISMVGGPFYTVKLGRKDGLVSKASRVEGNLPRISMSFDENIKIFESRGFTVQEFAALLGGHTIGFSHCKEFSDRIFNYGKTSGYDPALNPKFVAGLRQLCANSTRGGSMAAFNDVMTPGKFDNMYYQNLPRGLGLLAIDHALYASPRTRPFVEMFAKDQAAFFQAFSRAMEKFSVLGAKTGRNGEIRSRCDAFNSLRT